The region tactgaagcagcagcaacagatacCAAAATGCTGTATAGTGTATATGAAAGGGGATGGGAGGGCTGCTGAGGTTTATTATTACAGGAAAGGGTTGCAAGCTTAGTTGATGGGATGAAAAGCTCCCCTCTGGTGCCACTGCATGTCTCTGATGCGCCGGACTGACTGGATCTGAGGGATCTGGGCTCCAAACTCAGCACTGTCCTTGTACTCTCCCTTCTCAAAGAGATACTGATAGCCTCTGTAGCCTGGGTACTGATAGCCAACCCAACTGTTGAACCcagacagaaaagacaaaacatgtcaaaaaaaataTACAATAGTGTCAATAGATTATCATCTTTCTGTAGCGTAAACTCACGTGCCACTCTGAACCCTCACAGAGGAAACCTTCTCCTGGTAGCCGTGTGCGTGGAAGCTAGGGACATCATCATCTATGATTTCAATCTTCTTCCCTGCAAAGCTGGGATTTTCATAAAGGACAATTTTGTGCTCCTGGCTGTCCTGAGAGAGGAAGGGGTGTTAGCCAGGCAAAAATAGGGAGCTAAAATACTAATGGTGGTTGCGTTTGGTTGCTAGATTTACCACTTTAACTGGGCGGAATGCAGCAATGGTGTCACTACGCCTGCTGTTGGTCCAGGAATCCCAGCGAGGATACTCCCCCTTCTCAAACACATACTGCTCTCCCTTACACTCAGGCTGCTCGTATCCCACCCATCTGAGGAGGGAAGTATGGCTGTGCTTTATCTTCAGAAAAAACATTGAAACACAAAGACCCTTCCCCATCTCTATGAATAATTCTGGAGTTCTGTCTTTCTCTGACCCACACTCACGGTCCGCACAGCACCAGTATGGAGCCAACTTTCTCCACACCCGCTTCCTGGAGGTTGTTGCAGGCAGCAGTCAGCTCTTGGCAATGTCCCTGGAAGTTTTCCTGCTCATAGATAACCAGCTGTGGGGAGAAAAGAATGGCTGCAAGGGTTGAGAAGCTGTAGGCAGGAAGCTGAAGCTAATATTTCCCTCTCACCTTGAATGCACTGGcgcctggctgctgctgcttggatGCAGGGTTCTGGTGGTCCGTGGCCATTTTTAATGGATCAGCAAAGATGAAGCTGAAAGAGAGAGGCCAGATAATAATGGGATGGGTCTGAGAAATAAAACTCAGCAAAGCAAAGAGAAATAATCAAAGCTAAACGATatcaggaagagaaaaacagaacatcACATTTGAAGAACAACATGCTCAAACCTCTCACCAGTATCTGTCTGTGCCAGTGTGTTCGCGATGGCTCGACACGCTCAATATATACGTGATGTTGAGGGGGGTCCGAACCAGCCCCACCAACTGGCCTGTCATAGGTCGTCTGTGTGGAAATGACGGGGTGCCCCTGGTGCTGCCCCAAACTCAGAGGGTGTCAACCGCTCCTGCCGAGTTATTTCATTAGTTGTCAGTTTTGTCCAGCCAGTCATTGTTCTATATCAACATGATTCAGCACAATCAGTGCCAAGAGACTTGTGCCTTAAcccagagagggaaagagagcgggaggggggggcagaggggttTACTGTACTGCCCACTGATTTAACAACAACATTTTGACTGTTAAACGCCTATTCCCTGATGTTACTTCAAGAAAATAGCACCAACAGCTGCAAATAGCAGGTTATTTACTGtgcataaaatatttaaacaagACTTTGAATAAGTCTTTATAGTGACTTCTTGTTCTGAAGATCTGCTGTAGCAGTTGAGCCGTGATCGGATCAGTCAGTCCACCTTTATCAATCAGCAACCGTACAAATTCATTTATTCCAGTAAAATATTTTATCTCTTCAGTTGTGAGTGTTGCTCTCTTGAATAGTGTTGCGATGAAgtatgcgtgtttgtgtttctagCAGATAAAATGTGCTATACTGTCAGTGATTCCAGCAGATCAAACGTTGCCATAGAGACAGTGACGGATCCATTGGCATCAAAGGGGATTTTAATGGAACTACAGATGAAACACGATAAACTCTCATTTCTCATTGGATTTTATAGTATTTAATGAAAGCAGAAATCACAAATGACATGTGGGAAGGTTTGAGCACGTGGGGGCCGGGCGTCAGCGCTCCGTGCACGCTGGGATGTGCAACAGCCACATGTGTCATGACGTCACTGATCGCTTGAGATGAACGCCACAAAAATGGATACAAACTTTAACTTCCTCTTGACAGAAGGTGGCGCTGTCCATGTGCATGGATGTAAATAAATGTCTGGATTTAGACTCTCCCAGATGTTGCATGTGCGagaatttgaatttgaatttgatttttttttaaaataatgtttcctTGAATTTCCCCGTTCaactgtgacttcctgttgggTTCAGTTCACGGATTTGTCTGTGGCACCATTCCGTATTCTTAACGTTGAACAACAGTATCAAGTCAGTGGCAGATATAATACGGGACAGAACCTCAGCTGGGGTGATGTTGGATTTGTGGTTCCTCCTATCGCCTTACAGTAGGAACCAGGAACCTTTGTATGAACTCTGTTCTGGGATAGTTTTGGGTGGGATGGCCAAGCTTGATCCTAAACATTGTGTATTGTTTTAACCACAGGTAAAGCAGGTGATGTGATTTCTGCAGAGTGAATTACAAAAAGAAACCAGATCTTCTATTTATCACAAGTTTTTTTAAGGGTCCAAGTTCTTCATCTTGGATCATGAACGTGAAAATCTTATCTGCATGTGAGGTGCAGATACTGAACTGCAGAATGTGacctcacgtgtgtgtgtgtgtgtgtgtgtgtgtgtgtgtgtgtgtgtgtgttttcacagacTGTGTCACGGTGTGATTGTGATGCAGGTGAGAAGAAACACAACTGATTCAACACGTGTCAGACGGGGTCAAACTTCTTTTATTGGCTGAAACAGACATGGAGCTCCTCGCTCCCTGTGGGTGGGGGAAGGCCAAGGGCAGTGTCTCCCCGTTGGGGCTCAGCTGGCCCCAGCTGTGGCAGGAGGGCCAGGAGGTACTGGGGCCGGGTCAGGGACCGGGCCCGGGCCGGGCATCGGGGCTGGGTCGATGAAACAGCCCTTCTTGTGCCACTGCATGTCCCGCACACGTCGGAGAGACTGGATCTGGGGGTCGGGAGCTTCCCAGTCGTTCCAGTGCTTGAAGTCCCCCTGCTCGAAGATGAACTGGCGCCCCCTGTAGCCTGGGTACAAGTATCCAACCCATCTAGAGGTGAACACAGCATGGGACAACACAGCTCTGTTATCACCTGTACCTTACACCTGCTTCACCACCAAGCAGGACCGGATCTTTTAGGGATGCTAATACAGATCCGGAACAGCTTCTGAATGACAGCTGGAAGTTTGGGAAAGTTTGGGAAACCTCAGCTGTCCTGATTTGATCCAAATGAAACCTGACATTCTCGGGGAGCACCTGCAGGCTAGTGTCTGCCAAAGAGGTCATAGTTCCCACAAGGAACCA is a window of Takifugu flavidus isolate HTHZ2018 chromosome 5, ASM371156v2, whole genome shotgun sequence DNA encoding:
- the crybb2 gene encoding beta-crystallin B2, with protein sequence MTGQLVGLVRTPLNITYILSVSSHREHTGTDRYCFIFADPLKMATDHQNPASKQQQPGASAFKLVIYEQENFQGHCQELTAACNNLQEAGVEKVGSILVLCGPWVGYEQPECKGEQYVFEKGEYPRWDSWTNSRRSDTIAAFRPVKVDSQEHKIVLYENPSFAGKKIEIIDDDVPSFHAHGYQEKVSSVRVQSGTWVGYQYPGYRGYQYLFEKGEYKDSAEFGAQIPQIQSVRRIRDMQWHQRGAFHPIN